In Mus musculus strain RIII chromosome 12 genomic contig, GRCm38.p6 alternate locus group RIII RIII_MMCHR12_CTG1, the DNA window ttagGTTGAAATTTGTGTGGGAGTGGTGATGTCCCTGTTgtcccactggggttcctgcctggctacaagaggtggCCTCTTCTGATCCTGTAACCCCAAGggagtgagtcacagctaaggtcattccattgattcttgggtgcctcctttAACTCAGGTCTCTATCTTGTCCTGGAGGTGtctcccacctcctcacccctgttagttgcagatttccattcttttCCATGCCCACTTAGCTATCTCTCTTGTCCCTCCTGACACCTGCTTTTGAACTCCCTCATTACCTCCATCTCCTTTCCTGCccagtcccctccctccatctgcctcttatgacaattttatttctccttctaagtgagattcaagcctcctcacttgggccttccttctttttagCGTCTTTGTGCCTGTGGACTATAGCAtgatacctgtattttatggctaatatttacttatcagtgagtacataccatgcatgtccttttgaatctACATTACCTCATTCAACTCAGGGTGATATTCTCATTTCATCCATTTGCCAATTCCTCATGTCTTGGTTTTTTatagctgaatagcattccattgtgtattcCAATGTGTACCACATTTCTTTTATGGATTCTTCAGTTGTGGGccttctaggttgtttccagtgtctggctattatgaataaaggtgctatgaacatagctcagcaagtgtctttgtggaatgttggagcatcatttgtatatatgcccaggagtggtataggtgggTCTTGTGGTAGAACTAttcttaattttcttaaaaatcgACAATTGATTCCCAAAGTGGTTGTCCAGCTTTTCAGTCCTAACAGAAAGAGAGTAGCATTCCCCTGCTCTACCTCCTCTCCAGAGTGTGCTCTCTTGAGGGTTTTCtctttgttcgtttgtttgttttgctttgctttgattattcttttgtttttgagacaggatttctctgtgtagccctagctgtcctgtaactcactctgtagaccaggctggcctcaaactcagaaatccacctgcctctgtctcccaagtgctgggagtaaaggcatgtgccaccactgaccgaCCTCTTGAGGGTTTTCTTAGCCAATGTggtgggtataagatggaatcttagagttcttttcatttccatttccataatGAATAAGGTCTTTTAccctttctttaagtgcttctcagacatttgagattcctctgttgagacgGCTCTGTTTAGTTCTCCACCCCATTTTGAAATTGGGTTATttagtttgttggtgtctaacttcttgaattctttgaaaattttggatattagccctctgttagaTGTAGGAGTAGtgaagaacctttcccaatctgtaggctgcagatttgtcttcttgacagtgtcctttgccttacagaatcctTTCATGAGGACCCACTCAgcattgttgatcttagagcctgagccattggtatccTGTTCATGAAATTGTCTCTTGTAACAATGCTTTCAAGGGTATTTCTTACTTTGTCTTCTATGAGGTCTAAATCATAGTGTATCCAGTTGTATGTTGTAAATCATAGTGCCTATGTATGTAAATCATTGTGTATCCAGTATTAGGTTATCTTTGATCTATTTGGACTTGAGtcttgtgcagggtgataaatatggatctattttcattcttcttcatgtagacatccagttaggccatcaccatttgttaaaaatgctttcatttttccattgtatgttttcAGCTTTTTTATCTAAATCAGGTATTCATTGGATTCTTGGTGTGGGTCGTGGGGCTGtatggaaagaggagggagggagagagcctgcaTCCAGTCCAAGTTTCTGTGCTCTGGGAAGGCAGACACGGGAGGACTACTGGatgctttccacatggccccgggtgggcatctggctgtgttagtCCACTGACCCCTCATGGCAGGCTGGACAAGGGGCAGCTCCTGATACCATGAGCCCCAGGGCGACACTCTCATCcctgggcagagggagagaggttcccatgcaggcgagAGTCTTTAGTCTGGTTCTTGGCTGGAGCACAGCAAGGACTTCTGATGGGAGATTAAGCagggctcattaggagaaagcctatctcattgtccaagcacagcaggccttgatgaacagagacagtctatggttttagagctttattttagaaaggcagaggcaaagagagaaggtaaaagagagaaacCGGCCATGGccagtggagagaagggggaaaaggagagagagaagaaaggctagagtaggAGGGAGAGTAagaaaagtaaaagcttaagagagtaagagggagagagtaagagagagaggaggggccaagcatcccctcttatagtgggctgtgttatcttgctgttgctaggtaactgggaggagtctagccagaagggCACAAggttgggacattgtctatgtgactccTAGCCACATGGCTCCCTTGTGGGGGCTGTGCGGGTGGTAACCTCGATAGGAGTCAGAGGatcaggagacatgagggaacacctttTGTCCCATATAGGTGAAAGTTATCACCAATGTGTTTCTCAGGGGTTCAGTCCTCAACTCGACTGgaaaccagcctgtctgtgcatagcccattaaCCCACCTGTGGGCtcattttttggttttgatttaatTCTATCGATCAACATGGCTCAGACCCTCTTCTTAGAGAGGCCACTTTGATGTCCAACCTTTGGATACTGTGCTATCACATTGTCATGTACAAATATAATGGACCACATTCTTGGCTACCTTTGGTTCAAAGGTTGGGCACACCTGATTGACCCATCCATTGTCACAAAGCTAGACAGTGGCTGGTACCCCAGCACCTCCCTGCCAGAGAACCAACGGTTGGCTGCATGGTTTTAGTTCAAGCTCTGCTACCCTGGTACTGCCTAAGTGATCCTGATTTGTTGGCCTTGGGATGATAAAATGAACTCCCTGAGGTTTTAGGCACATGTGGCCAAATGAGACCTTCATCCTGTTTCTCACCTGGGTGCTATGCACACGTTTCATGGACTCACTGGAACTGTAGTCTGGAGCCCTGTGCCACATAACTGGTAACTGAACCTAACTCTGCATTTTAAAAGATCCtcaaaaaattcctaaacacacTTTCCCAAGTAAGACCCCACAGAACAgggacagaaacctggaggcaggacctgattactgcttgctccccatggcttgcttagcctgatttcttatagaacccatgaccAACAACTCAGGGATGGCCCCAACCACAATGGTGGGGGtcctctcccattgatcactgattaagaaaatgccctacaagatTGCCTGTccccagatcttatggaggcacttgGTCAATTGAAGTCCCCCTTTTTCAGGTGACTTGAGCCTGTGATAAGTTGATGTGAAACTAGGCTGGACACCTAGGAAATGCCTGACAGGCCTAGGGGTTGAGATCAGTTGATAGAACAGTGGTCTACCCTGTGCACAGCCATGGGTCAGATCTCCAGCCCCACACAGACCTGGGCACAGTGATGTAATTCCTGTACTAggcaagctgaggcaggaggatcaggaattcagtcACCCTTTGCAACAATGTGGGTTTGAGGACAACTCAGGCTCCAGGAGACCCttctgagagaagaaaagaggagagcagGATGAGGGGCAAGGGGTTGGAGAGAAAATTGGCTGACTTGGTAACACAGGTGTTCCACACATTTGTAACAAACACAACCTGGCTCTTGGTTTCCAAAAGTAAAGGGGAGTATATTATAACCAGGTCTTGAGAACACAGGATGCCACTGCCTTAGGGCTGCTTTCTGAGAAAACTCCTGTAGCCTCAGCAAAGCAGAGTTCAGGACTTGGCCCAGGACACTTGGGTGCTCAGAGTCTGGAGCAGAGAATAAGGGTAATCAGAAGGCCCTGTGTCCCTTGCCCGTCCCAATCAGCCTCCATAATATCTTGATCACAGGCATCTGAGGGTTGTGGGCTTTTATTCCAGGAGAAGAAATTAAGCCCAGTTGTGTCTTATGCAGCTAGCCCAGGGGCTTTGTCTgaacctgtgggtcacagcctGCTTTGCAGCCTCTATCTCCCCAAATATTcacattataattcatagcagtaacaaaattacagttaggaagtagtcAGGAAATAATTTCATGTTTGGAGGTCACTACAGCAGgaggaaatgtattaaagtgtcccagtgttaggaaggttgagaaccactgtgctagatCCAGAGGGTCAGCTGACAGGAGAGCTCCTGATGAAGACATGTTGGAGAGGTGGTGTCCAAAATAATTCCCTGAAGTCTTGGcaaagtagaaagagaaagtTCTTCTGCAGGCAAGGTTGAGACTCTCAGGCAACCGAGGTCTGCAGTGGCCGAGCCTGAAACTCTCAGGGCACCTGGTGAGTTGAGCTTCTGGCCCAGGTGCTAGAACTAGGTTTCTTATTCTGCCCTGACCCTTGCTCTAACTGTGGTGAGTTCTCAGTCATTCCCCTGTCTGACCGAATTTAAGAAGGCAGGCAACCAGACAGCTTCATTACTATGGCTGATTCAGTTCGTTTTCCCTGTATGCCATTCCCACCTTGCTTCCTGGTCTGTACAAGAGATGACATCTATGAGGATGAACATGGTAGACAGTGGGTAGCTGCAAAAGTAGAAACTTCTTCTCATTCACCATATTGCAGCAAGGTGAGTTTCAGGGCTCCAGTCAGGTTACCTTTGTGTGCtaggctgggtgtgtgtgtgtgtgtgtgtgtgtgtgtgtgtgtgtgtgtgtgtgtgtgtgtgtgtgtttaggtaggTGCTATTATTACTGTGTCAGAAAATAGCTGATACAGGTCTCTGAATAAAACCTTGTCTTTACCTAGGCCCATACCCTGGAGCTCGCTTGGAGGCCTCACAGGTCCAACTAATAGACAGATGAAGAGCCCTAGCAGTGAGGACTCTGTCACCAACAGTCAGagaaaacatgctgagaaagcccTATTAGGCTGGGCTTTGTGGGATGAATAGGAGTTCTACaggtcagaaaaagaaagaaagaaagaaagaaagaaagaaagaaagaaagaaagaaagaaagaaagaaagaaagaaagaaagaaagaaagaaagaaagaaagaaaatcaggtgCAAGGCAGATTGAGTCCCTTGAAGGAGCAAATGTGAGTGCAAGCGCTAGTTTCCGCATTTCTGCAAATCATAATTCATCTGCTGCTGTTGCTCCCAGGCTTGAGTGGCCTGAAGAAGTGTTTGACAGACAAGGGATCCTTACACTAGGAGCTGACTACAGGACTTGGGGGAAGTCCTAATGGGTTCTGTGATCTACAGGTGATGTAGAGACCCACACTGCTGGAAACCTGCTCTGGACCATGGCTTTAGTCCACAGCAGGACCTTGGGGGCTAAAACACTCTCTAATGAAGGCTCTGGGCATCAAAACTGCTCCCCAGGGTTATGGAAAAGACTATGGGCTCCCTCCTCTGCTCTGggggtgaggagggagtggggatGTTAGGACTGTTTGACTGCCAAGGTTTTCCTGCACCCCATGCCCTGTCCTACCTTCTCCTTCTCCAGCCCAGCAGCCCTTCCCTGCAGTTCCCTTGACTTCCACAATACCTCAGCCATTTTGTTGATGTAAGTTGCTTGGCCCCCTCTGCCTTGCCCGTTCTTTGCTATCCCCCTTCTGTCCACCCTGACATCACAACACAAGCAGAAGGGACAAACTTTGCAGACCTTAGGATGGCAGCCAGGAAAATGACTCTCCACAGTGTGACCTATCAATGTGTGTGTCTTTAGCTTAACAAAACAAAGGCATGGATCAGGTAGACAGGAGGACGCTGGTAGGAAGTCTGTGACACACTTTGTGATTTGTGGTCATGCTTGGCACTTGGTTATGGTTTTTAGGAACTCTTTTACTTTGTGGCTTTCTGTGTGGGCTCAGGTTTACTTTTTGCTTCCATGAATGGTACATGAAGTTCACCATCAACCCTTCAGTGGATTTCTTTTGGTAAAGCCATTGCCccctggtgtgtgtgcatgtgtctgtgtgtgtgtgtttattctgtgtgtttgtgtgcatgcctgttcatgtgtggatgtgtgttctgtgtgtttgtgtacatacttgatcatgtgtgcatatgtgtgtgtgtatacaagtgtgtgcatttgcatgtgtgtgtgtctgtgtaacattCAGGTGAGCTGCCCTGTGACTTTCTTATTCCCTTGATGAAACATCCTTCCCTAAATCTGCAGGTACAGTGGCAGCCAGCCAAccgcagtgatcctcctgcctcagctccccaagCACTGGTGCAAATATAACTGTAGCGttttacttgggtgctgggattcaatcTTAGGGGCTCCTGCCTGTGCGGCAGGTGCTCTTATCTACCGAGGCATCTCCCCAGTATCTTATTTTTCAGAAGAGAATTTTGAAAACCCTACAAATGGCCAAGACAGAGCCCCAAGGGGCCATTTAGTGCCATGAAAGGCACTGCTAGCCTGGAGACAGTGGCTACTTTGTGGGACATACCCTGGGGTTGAACAGGGTTGGTGGAAGAGAGTGCCAGAGAGGCAGAAGAGCAGCAGACACCCCAGGCCCTGAGGAAGAAGACCTAGGTGCTGGAGACAAGGCTCTGGTTAGGGATGTTGACCACTGCAGCAAACAAGCTAGGCCCAGGCATGGAGGATGGAACCCTGCTCCTAATGTACCGCTCTCTCTGTTCCCTTCAGATTGAAACATGTATAACTGTGCACTTGCAGCATATGACCACAATCCCCCAGGAGCCTACTCCCCAGCAGCCCATTAATAACAACTCTCTCCCCACGATGTGGAGATTAGAGTCCAGGAACACATACAGGGGAACAGATGGAACAAACTGGAGATTACTGGATCATTCCCAGGCAAGTGTTGGGTACCTCAAGATAAAAGCTGCAGCAGGTATCTCATGCTTTTCATTCTGACCCACCCCTGGGAGAGAGgttctccccctctttcccccaaTCTAGCCCTTGGTCCATTTTTAGTGGACGATTGGAACCTATGATATGACAAAACCTTTATGGGGAGATGAGACAAACTCAAGTACCCAGCAAAGATTGGGAacccacaacagaccaaagtataCACAGAACAGAAGCCCAACTTAGTGAACCAAAGAACTTTACTGGGATTACATACAGGAACACCAGTGAGGGGTTGCTCACAGGAGCTGAAATGACTCAGTTGCGTGCATCAACAAAGAACTTAATGGTATTGGTGACAGACAGTTCACAAAAACGGGGACCTTGAAGCACAGTGTCCAGGCTACAGTCAGCTAACAAGTTGGAGAGTGCCCTTTCCAGGTGCCTCTGCTGGTCTAAagctcttccaggcagcttggctgGTTGGATTCTTCTGGGTCCTTTTGTCTGAGTCTTTGAGGCTTGACTCTGCTGCTTCTGGTAGGGAGGGGCAGTGTGATTCTGCTCAGTTTCAGGGCGTTCTTGAAGCTACTTTTGTAGTTGCTACTTCCCTGCTTTAGGAAGTGACTGCTATGAAAGAAAAggtcagagggaaggagagaggaggcagagagggagagggaggagggaagagagaaggtagagagtgaATGCCCATGGGGACACTTCTGCCTACTGGTGTAGGTGTGAAAGTATTGCTTCCCTCTGGCTACAGAATCCAGAGACCAGGTCCCCTATTGCTCCTTGTCCCTTCCTGATGCCTCAGGTCTGAATGGGTCACTAGGGCTGGCTAGATTTGCCTTACAGGACTCTGATGGCTATTCCCTCTCTTACAGATGGGTGACACAGTGCAACTGACCCTGGACATAATAATAGGCGAGGATGACTGAATGATGGAAGCTGCTGGGAAGGTTTGTCAGGGTCAGGGTCCATGACCCTCACTGGTGAGGTCACACAGGGAGCCGCTGACTTTCCCTCTTTATAGGAAGACAGTGCTGGCATCTCTCTCAGAGCTTTACTGGTGTaacacacacaggaagcacaGGACATCACCTGGATGACCTAAAGTCACCGCTCAGCCCTGGGGAAAAAacctgaatgttctgtgttccaCATCATAGCTAAGTAAAAGAGCACTGGGTGTTGGAATTGTGGGTCCTATGATCTCAGAGTCCTGTGATCACACTAGAATCCACTGACTGTGTCTCTCAAGTTTAATCATAAACTGCTGTGTGATCCTGGCTCCAGAGGACCTACACTAGGCATCTCCACCAGCCTTGTAGCAGCTCTACCTGGCTGTGTAGAGATTGGACCATGGGCAGGGCTGGCTGGAGCCCCAGCCTTTGTTTCTAGGACCCAGTTCTGCAGTGATCCACTAATCAGTGTCTCATTTGCCTTCTACAGGTCTTGCTAGCCTGGCTGGCTCCTGCCCCTGTGCCCTTGGGGCAGACTTTGCACCCACCCCTCTGCTTGTTCCTCAAGTTTCTAGTTCTACAGCACCTCCTGCCATGGTTAGACCTGCTTTTTAGATTATCTACTTTCTGTGAGCCTGGCCTATCTCTGTCCTGACCATTCTCTGTAGCTGGAGACAAACTGCATCTTTTCTTGCTCACTTTGTGCCTCTGGCCCTGACCTTATAGATGGCTTTTCTTAAGACCCCTCCTCCATTCAAACTCCTCCACCTGGGCTTCTAGTGCCTTGTGTGGCAGGAGATTTGTTCCCATTTACCTTAGGATGTCTACAGATGCCTCTGGAGGAGGTACAGATAGGGACTCTATGCCCTGTGGGCCTCTGAGCCATCACTGGCAAGAAGTTCGCCTGGTGCTGGGTAGAGGACACTCAGTGCTCAGTAGCTTGAAGGCACAGTGGGAGACTATCAGAGAACATCTGCAGGACTTGTCCAGGTGCTCAGTTCCTTGGCTCCAGGAAGTGATGCTGACCATAGGCCCCTCCCAACCCCAACTTGTTTTTAACTAATTaaactttattgtttttacttaagATTGTGTGCTGAGCTGGTCTGTGTTTAGCCAGGCTCTAGTGCAGAAAGCAGATGTGTTCCCCAAACATGACAGGAGCATGTATGACCTCTTTAGGATGTTTCTACAGTGGGAAGGGTGGTTACTGCTCTATTTAAGCAGCAGGAAATGGGGTTCGGGGCTGCTGGGGGGGGGAGTTTTAGAAGAGAGGCTGTGTGGGAGTGGGTAACCCTGTACTGAGAACAGGCAAAGAAGTGATGTCAcgtggaagaagagagagaggttaGTGATGGAGCTGACAGTGTGTCACTACAGGAAACCTGGTAGTAAACTACCCACTGGGGAGGAAGTGTCCTTGTACAGGAAGACAACTGGTGATACAGGGAGTAGTAGGGCAGGGAC includes these proteins:
- the LOC115489384 gene encoding protein TCL1B3-like: MADSVRFPCMPFPPCFLVCTRDDIYEDEHGRQWVAAKVETSSHSPYCSKIETCITVHLQHMTTIPQEPTPQQPINNNSLPTMWRLESRNTYRGTDGTNWRLLDHSQMGDTVQLTLDIIIGEDD